AATAATTTAAGCAGAACTTGCATAATATACTATATCAAAGAATGGCCAAGGTATAACATAGATGAGACTGAGTTACTCTTTCCACATCATTTCTAATCTCTTGTACTTGCTCAACATTTCTAAACAAAAGTCCAACGTCTGACCTTTTCAGCTGCAAAATCATTAATCAAATCTTTGAAGTCGAGCTCTCTAGCCAACTCGCTCTCAATGGAAAGCATAGCAAGACTGCAAAGCCTTTCTTGAGACATTGTAGACCTCAAGtagttttttatcagttttaattTGCTGAATGCCCTCTCCCCACCAGCAACAGTTACTGGCAGTGTGCAAAATAAACGCAAAGCAATGCACACTTCTCCAAAGATGCTTTGCAGCTGCAGCTTACAAATAGCATTTAGGAGTTCAAGAGGTGACAGGTTAGGGGGGAAGTTGGAAGCATATACACGGTTTAGGTGTCTTACTTGATTTTCAAAATCAGGAGTTAGATCACTGGAATACTTAGTGATCAGTGGTTGGCACACAGAAGAGATTTTGTCCTCACTAATCTGCCCAACTTTCAGAACCGCATAAAACTCGTTCACAATATCAGCAATTCTCTGGAACCTAGTGTCTAAGTCACTGATGATACTATCCATAGCAGTGTAAAACACAGTATTCCGAAACTCTGTTTCTGAATCTTCCTGAGTTGTCTCCTCTTCACAGGTTTCATCATGGAatctctttcttttcttcttgCGACTGCACTCCTTGCTTAACTGAGGAGTAACTTGAGCTTCTCCAGCTATCAACTTTGCCTCAGCTAGGAGAGACCCCCATGCATCTCTCAGAGACTGCATCTCTTCTGTCAAGGCTCTGATATTGGCTGCCTCTATTTCAAGTGAGATTTTCCCTGACTGGAGAATAACATTCCTGTCATCAATGCTTTGCAGTACTTTCAGCCAGATGGTGAGAAGAAGAATAGCATCAAATGACATGAAGTATTTTCTGAGACCATTAGCATCTGATCTTGCTTCATTGGTGAGACTGCAAGTCATTAGTATGCTATCAAGTGCATTGATGACAGAAGGTAGGTGCTTTGCCACAGGTTTAACAGCCTCAATCCTTGCACTCCAGCGGGTATCAGATAGCTGATGCAATGAGGAACCTGTTTGCTCTTTGTAGATTGCCCAGCGCTCTGGGCTGCTACTTACAAATGTGTACAGGCGATTTATGCAGCCAAAAAAGGTGGATACATCTGGACTTGATTGTGCAGCATGTACACCGACAAGATTTAATGTATGAGAGGCACAAGGTGAATAAGTAGCTAGCTTGTTTTTCCTCAGTATTTCAGCTTGGACTCCCTTTACCTTCCCTGACATATTTGCCCCATTGTCATATCCCTGTCCTCTGCAATCACTGATGTCAATCCCATGCTCACAAAGAACAGACTCAATCATCTTTGCTATCTCACTCCCTGTCTTTTTGTAAAAATCCTTGAATTCAAGGAACCTCTCAGTGATCTCCCACTCGTCTTTTTCTTTGTCATATTTGACATACCGTAGTACCACCACGTTTTGCTCTGTATGGGAAATGTCTGGTGTGGCATCGGCGATGACTGCATAATAGATGGCATCCTCCCTTTCCTGTAGAATTCTTTTCAGAACTCGTCTGCCACATAAGTTGATGAACTCATTTTGACTTTCAGAGCTAAGATAATGTGTTAGCCTGGTttgttttccttctttttttttttgtttgttgtccCTGATTTTTTGAAAGTGCTCTTTCAGCAGAGGATCATAATGTGACAAAAGCTCCAGTGTGCCTAGAAAATTGCCATTATGAACGTCATCTAAGTCGCTTGTTTTGCCTCTGAAAGGCAGGTTTCTTGAGGCCAGGTGTAGGGTAACATCTAACAGTCTCTCCAGGATGGCCCTATTTTTCTCAATTTCTGTTTGGAACTCCCTGTTTAACAGAGAGTCTATACCTTTATCTTGTAAAACAGATCTTTGCAGATTTTTCCATCTTAAGTAGCAGTCTCTGTGTGCATCACTCCTCTCATGGATTGGGAGTTTATTGTACATGTGACGCCACTTCACATGACACATTTTAAACCCATTTTGACTGGCCAGTGCACTACAGGAAGGCTTTTTCTGTATACTGGAGAAAAGCACACATGGTATGCAATAAAGTGACTGATTGCTTTGACTAAAAGTAAGCCAGtctctcttaattttttctctCTTATTGGCTGACTTTGTATAATTCAAGTATTCAGGGAACGGCTTCCCCCCTGAATCGCATGGCATTTCCACTTTCTTTTCTCTCATGGTCACAGCCAATTTTCTGACTATATCCTCCCTATCCTGATCAGTACAAACTGCTGGCCACAAACCAGGGTCGTTTGTCACAATATTTTCTTCCCTTTCAAATCCCTCAACATTCAGTCCATCCTCGGCATCTGAATTCTCATCTCCATCTTCACTCTCTGCCATCTGTCTCTCACTTGCATCTGTACCCTCTTCCATCTCTTTCTCCACTCCCTTAGTTCTCCCTGACAAACAGGAAGAGGGTCCTGGAACTGACAAAGTATATAGCATTTCCTATAGCCAATCTTTTCCACTCTACAGATGCCTCTTATATGTTGTGTGTATCACTTTCAGACATTAATGTGTTGCCATTAAACCAATACTAATAGCCGCTCACCTTCTTCTTCATGTGGGAGCGCAGAGGCTGATTCAGGGGATGCTGGAGTTAGGGGTTGGGAGACAGCTGGACCAGTTGCTGCTGCTGGTTCATTTGACTCTGTTTGGAACGAGGCATGATTTTGACAATAAATCACAAAGCCTTGCTGCTCCCTGACTTTTCCTAAAACTACATGAATTTTCATTAAAActagtttaaatatttattgtgtgaataaaaacagaaatataatcatttctacCTATAACGTCCACAGGCAGTCATTTTGCGCTGTTTAAATTGAGTTTTGCCGACGGTCTGGATCAGATAATTTGAAAGTATTATGTGAAGATGGTTGGCAGAGATGAATCATGCTGTATTTGACAATATAGGGGACATTGTAGTAATACAACTCCACATCATCTTCAAGAGATACACTGAAACCTCACAAACAGCTGATAGTTGTTTGTACAGCAGCTGGCAGAGGATTTTTATCAGAGTTCATGAAGTTAGACTGCTTGCAAGACTCGTACAAAGATGCCGACACCGGCTGCATGTGAGGCAAAGCCGTGCACCCGCTGCACCCTGCTCTATCGAAACGTGCTAACTTATCGAAAAATGCTACCGTAGAGACCTAGGGCCTCATGTACaaagcgtgcgtacgcacagAAAAGTGCCGTAGGCTACGATCATTGTCACGGGCGGTCCACTATAACAATTTAGGCCTACTTACAAACCCACCTTTTCTTGTGAAATATTGGGTAACATACTGTCGACCCTTTGCCTCTTTCACTtctcttatttttttctctttccgtTTTTGACTTCCAGATTTTTGAGGCATTTTCACATCCTCTGTCAAGTTGAATCTGCCGGGCCGGCGCTATAAGTGAAGTCAAGCTGTTTGTGTTGCCTTGGTTACTGGATACAATTTGGGCGGACTGAACCATTTTATGATAATCGAGAGGGGGAGAGGGGCCCACGGACGTTTGTGTTTcctaaacaaatacatttttttgacacCAGGAAACAGCAAATAGAATAATTTAAAGTTAATAATTTTTActatcaaatattttttttagcacCACAATTTTATTGGGGGCTTCTCTGGGCCCCCTCTTAGTCATGGGCCCCGAGAATCGTCATCGTTTACCCCCCCTTTACAGCGCCCCAGCATGAAGTACATAAACCATCAACAGAGAACAAAGTTCTCTCAGAAGAGCCCAAAAGACTAAGATCTTTCCGTTTCTGTGAGAGACAGCAAAGGGACAGTTAGCACCACCTGCAGAGTTCAGACAGCTTGAGGATATTAGGTTATGTTCAGACAGGGGCGCTGCTAAGGATTTTGGGCCCCATGAAAAGAATCTTGACAGGGCCCGCAACACAGCTGAGagttttttcatattaatttacataaaatcaTGCGCTTTTATGGTATTTTGACTATCATTCTCATATATTTAAGTCAATCAGACAATTGAACTCCATCCCATGTCCACACCCGTAATTTGTCCTCTGTAATACTGCACTACTTCAGTACTGTATAATGTATATACTGTGCATAGCTGTACATGTGTCATATAGTGTAttcacatatatttatatttgtatgaATGTACTGTACATATTTGTACTGTACACTGGCAATGACAATAAAGTTAATCTAATCTAACCTAATATTTTTAACATGACAGTTGAAATGTAACGGAAACACTGAGCACTCTTGATACaatgaaatgtatttatatttatttgcttcaaCACTGATactgaaatttcaaaataaaactcttcaatttaaaaaaacaggAATTACAATCtgtggtgaaaaaaaaatctcagccaGAAAACACCACCATAAAACAAAATGGCCATATACAATTTCTAATAATTTAAGCAGAACTTGCATAATATACTATATCAAAGAATGGCCAAGGTATAACATAGATGAGTCTGAGTTACTCTTTCCACATCATTTCTAATCTCTTGTACTTGCTCAACATTTCTAAACAAAAGTCCAACGTCTGACCTTTTCAGCTGCAAAATCATTAATCAAATCTTTGAAGTCAAGCTCTCTAGCCAACTCGCTCTCAATGGAAAGCATAGCAAGACTGCAAAGCCTTTCTTGAGACATTGTAGACCTCAAGtagttttttatcagttttaattTGCTGAATGCCCTCTCCCCACCAGCAACAGTCACTGGCAGTGTGCTAAATAAACGCAAAGCAATGCACACTTCTCCAAAGATGCTTTGCAGCTGCAGCTTACAAATAGCATTTAGGAGTTCAAGAGGTGACAGGTTAGGGGGGAAGTTGGAAGCATATACACGGTTTAGGTGTCTTACTTGATTTTCAAAATCAGGAGTTAGATCACTGGAATACTTAGTGATCAGTGGTTGGCACACAGAAGAGATTTTGTCCTCACTAATCTGCCCAACTTTCAGAACCGCATAAAACTCGTTCACAATATCAGCAATTCTCTGGAACCTAGTGTCTAAGTCACTGATGATACTATCCATAGCAGTGTAAAACACAGTATTCCGAAACTCTGTTTCTGAAGTTGTCTCCTCTTCACAGGTTTCATCATGGAatctctttcttttcttcttgCGACTGCACTCCTTGCTTAACTGAGGAGTAACATGAGCTTCTCTAGCTATCAACTTTGCCTCAGCTAGGAGATACCCCCATGCATCTCTCAGAGACTGCATCTCTTCTGTCAAGGCTCCGATATTGGCTGCCTCTATGTCAAGTGAGATTTTCCCTGACTGGAGAATAACATTCCTGTCATCAATGCTTTGCAGTACTTTCAGCCAGATGGTGAGAAGAAG
This genomic stretch from Megalobrama amblycephala isolate DHTTF-2021 linkage group LG2, ASM1881202v1, whole genome shotgun sequence harbors:
- the LOC125261511 gene encoding zinc finger MYM-type protein 1-like, which codes for MPQKSGSQKRKEKKIREVKEAKGRQYVTQYFTRKESNEPAAATGPAVSQPLTPASPESASALPHEEEVPGPSSCLSGRTKGVEKEMEEGTDASERQMAESEDGDENSDAEDGLNVEGFEREENIVTNDPGLWPAVCTDQDREDIVRKLAVTMREKKVEMPCDSGGKPFPEYLNYTKSANKREKIKRDWLTFSQSNQSLYCIPCVLFSSIQKKPSCSALASQNGFKMCHVKWRHMYNKLPIHERSDAHRDCYLRWKNLQRSVLQDKGIDSLLNREFQTEIEKNRAILERLLDVTLHLASRNLPFRGKTSDLDDVHNGNFLGTLELLSHYDPLLKEHFQKIRDNKQKKKEGKQTRLTHYLSSESQNEFINLCGRRVLKRILQEREDAIYYAVIADATPDISHTEQNVVVLRYVKYDKEKDEWEITERFLEFKDFYKKTGSEIAKMIESVLCEHGIDISDCRGQGYDNGANMSGKVKGVQAEILRKNKLATYSPCASHTLNLVGVHAAQSSPDVSTFFGCINRLYTFVSSSPERWAIYKEQTGSSLHQLSDTRWSARIEAVKPVAKHLPSVINALDSILMTCSLTNEARSDANGLRKYFMSFDAILLLTIWLKVLQSIDDRNVILQSGKISLEIEAANIRALTEEMQSLRDAWGSLLAEAKLIAGEAQVTPQLSKECSRKKKRKRFHDETCEEETTQEDSETEFRNTVFYTAMDSIISDLDTRFQRIADIVNEFYAVLKVGQISEDKISSVCQPLITKYSSDLTPDFENQVRHLNRVYASNFPPNLSPLELLNAICKLQLQSIFGEVCIALRLFCTLPVTVAGGERAFSKLKLIKNYLRSTMSQERLCSLAMLSIESELARELDFKDLINDFAAEKVRRWTFV